In the Pseudomonadota bacterium genome, ACGACCCAGTGCACGGGACGCACGAACTCGACGGCGCCCGGACCCCAGCGCATGCGTTTCGGGATCGGGATCGCCGCGAGCGCCTCGCGGACGAGCCCCGGTATGACCAAACCGGCGGGCCGGCCCCGGGCGAGGGTCTGGAAGGCGAGCCAGTGACCCTGCTCGTTCTCCAGCCGGATGAGGTCCTGCACCGCGACCCCACAGGAGCGCGCGAATCCGAGGGCCGCGGGGGAGGGCCGACCCTCTGCGTCGAAGGCCGCGCGTAACGCCGGGCCGCGCCGATGCACCTCGCGATCGGGCTGAGCCGCGGCGACGGCCTCGATCACGAGCGCGAGGCGGCGGGGCGTGGCGTAGGCCTTGACCGTGCCGTGGGTGAGGGCTTCCTTGTCGAGGCGCTCGCCGACGGCGCTCGCGAAGGCCTGCGACAAGCGCCGCATCGATCGCGGCGGCAACTCCTCGGTGCCGATCTCGACCAGGAGATCCTGCGCCGCGCTCACCGGCTCATGCCTCGGCCTCGGATCCGGCGGCGAGCAGGGGGAAACCGAGCGCCTCACGGCTTTGCAGATACGTCTCGGCCACGCCCCGCGACAGCGCCCGCACCCGCAGGATATAGCGCTGGCGCTCGGTCACGGAAACGGCGTGGCGCGCGTCAAGGAGGTTGAAGGTGTGAGACGTCTTGAGCACCATCTCATAGGCCGGCAGCGCGAGTCCGGCCTCTGTCAGCCTCCGACATTCCGCCTCGCAGGTGTCGAACCAGGCGAACAACGAGGCGGTGTCGGCGCGCTCGAAGTTGTAGCGCGACATCTCTACCTCGTTCTGATGGTGGAGTTGGCCATAGGTGATAGGGCCGCAGCGGAGGAGGGGACTACTCTGGCCCTCGGCCCACACCCCATCGGTCCAAACGAGATCGTAGACGCTGTCCACGTCCTGGAGGTACATCGCGATACGCTCCAGACCATAGGTGATCTCGCCGGCGACCGGTCGGCAGTCGAGGCCGCCGACCTGCTGGAAATAGGTGAACTGGCTGATCTCCATGCCGTTCAGCCGCACCTCCCAGCCGAGACCCCAGGCGCCCAGGGTCGGCGATTCCCAGTCGTCCTCTACGAACCGAATGTCGTGCACCAGCGGGTCGATACCGAGCGCGCGCAGGGAATCCAGATAGCGCTCCTGGATGTCGGCGGGCGAGGGTTTCAGGATGACCTGGAACTGGTAGTAACGCTGCAGGCGGTTGGGGTTCTCGCCGTAGCGCCCATCGGTGGGACGCCGCGATGCCTGCACATAGGCCGCGCACCAGGGCTCGGGACCGATGGCGCGCAGGAAGGTGGCGGGGTGAAAGGTTCCCGCGCCCATCTCCATATCGTAGGGTTGCTCCAGGACGCAGCCCTGTCCCGCCCAGTGCTGCTGGAGCACCCGGATCAGGTCCTGAAAGGTCGTGGGCTGTGCGCCCCGAGAGTCGCCGGGCGTCCCGGGGGTCGTCGCGTCCGGCATCGGTCCCGCAAGTATACCGCAAGGGGATACGCATCCGCCCCCGCCTCTTTCAGGTCGCAGTGGTGAGAAATCCGGGCTAAAGTGATATCAGGAGGTGCAACATGAAACGATTGGTCTTGCATGCGACCGACACCGCGCAGTGGCAGGCGCTCGTCCACGAGGCCGAGGCCGCCGCCGAATGCAGCTTGAGCGTGGAGACCGAGAGCTATCTCGTCTTCACGCTCATGCGTTTTGTGGGCCGGGCGCGCCTGGCCAAGACGTGCCTGGCGTTGGGCTACCTCGCGGGGCTCCTGCAGCGCGGCCCGCTGCGCCGCCAAGGCCTGCGTGATGTCGGGGATCAGTGCCTGCTATATACGGGACTGTTTCCGGACCACGCGTTACGGGGCGCGGTGCCGCTCGGCTACTACGTGGGTCTCGGTAAGAGCGCCTACCTGCACCTGTCCGACGCGCCGAGCGGCGATCTCTTCCGGCAGCTGAGCCAGGCCTTCGTCGAGATGATGGATGTCTTGCAGTGCATGCGGGAGCTGGACGGGACCCGCCGCCTCGGGCCTTTGCAGGCACACGCGCTGTGGCTGGAGACGGGGAGCCAACACGCCTTGCGCACCCTGCGCGAGACCACGCGCCATAGCCCGCTCCCCGCCCCCCGGCTGCACTGAGAGTCTTCTACTGCGATGGCACCCCCTGCCCCGCCATGAACCGGGGTGGGTACGATGTCGTCGTCGTAGGCGCCGGGATCCATGGTGCCGGCGTCGCCCAGTGCGCGGCGGCCTCGGGATACCGGGTGCTGATGCTCGAACAATACGGCCCGGCCGCCGGCACCTCTTCCCGCTCGAGCAAGCTCATCCATGGGGGCCTGCGCTACCTCGAGACCGGACAGCTCCCTCTGGTACGCCAGTCCCTGGCGGAGCGCGAGACGCTCCTGCGGATCGCGCCGCTCCTCGTCCACCGCCTCGAGTTCTTCGTCCCTCTCTATCGAGAGACCCGACGGCGCCCCTGGGAGCTCCGGCTCGGCCTGTCGTTATACGCCGTGCTCGGCGGGCTCGGGCCGCAGCACCGATTCCGATCACTCGGGCGCGCTGGATGGGGAGGGCTGGGCGGACTCCGTACCGAGGGGCTGGCCGCGGTGTATTCCTATCTCGATGCCCAGACCGACGATGCCGCGCTGACCCGCGCGGTGCTCGACTCGGCCCGGTCTTTCGGCGCCGAGGTGTCTTGTCCGGCGACCTTCCAGAAAGCGACGCGGACAGACGCCGGTTATTCGATCCACTACTCTTCGGGCCATCCCCCAGGGGTTCGCCCGATCGAATGCCATGGCACGGTGCTGGTCAATGCCGGCGGCCCGTGGGTGGGGCAGGTGGCCGAAAGAGTCCATCCTCCCCCGCCACCGGTCGAGGTCGAACTGGTACAGGGTGCGCATCTACACCTGGACGAGCCGGTCCTGGAGGGGGCCTTCTATGTCGAGTCGCCTGCCGACCGGCGCCCGGTATTCGTCATGCCGTGGCAGGGCGGGACCCTGATCGGCACCACCGAGACCGCCTATCGCGGGGACCCGGCCTGCGTGGCGGCGACCCCGGCCGAGTCGGAATATCTACTCGAAACCTTGCGTCATTACTTCCCCGCCTAC is a window encoding:
- the glyQ gene encoding glycine--tRNA ligase subunit alpha, translated to MPDATTPGTPGDSRGAQPTTFQDLIRVLQQHWAGQGCVLEQPYDMEMGAGTFHPATFLRAIGPEPWCAAYVQASRRPTDGRYGENPNRLQRYYQFQVILKPSPADIQERYLDSLRALGIDPLVHDIRFVEDDWESPTLGAWGLGWEVRLNGMEISQFTYFQQVGGLDCRPVAGEITYGLERIAMYLQDVDSVYDLVWTDGVWAEGQSSPLLRCGPITYGQLHHQNEVEMSRYNFERADTASLFAWFDTCEAECRRLTEAGLALPAYEMVLKTSHTFNLLDARHAVSVTERQRYILRVRALSRGVAETYLQSREALGFPLLAAGSEAEA
- a CDS encoding FAD-dependent oxidoreductase; amino-acid sequence: MNRGGYDVVVVGAGIHGAGVAQCAAASGYRVLMLEQYGPAAGTSSRSSKLIHGGLRYLETGQLPLVRQSLAERETLLRIAPLLVHRLEFFVPLYRETRRRPWELRLGLSLYAVLGGLGPQHRFRSLGRAGWGGLGGLRTEGLAAVYSYLDAQTDDAALTRAVLDSARSFGAEVSCPATFQKATRTDAGYSIHYSSGHPPGVRPIECHGTVLVNAGGPWVGQVAERVHPPPPPVEVELVQGAHLHLDEPVLEGAFYVESPADRRPVFVMPWQGGTLIGTTETAYRGDPACVAATPAESEYLLETLRHYFPAYRGRVIGTMAGLRVLPHDTVAPQERSRETVLSVDRRERPHYLAIYGGKLTTYRATAEHVMQRVVPVLPGRGPLADTRNITL